In the Setaria italica strain Yugu1 chromosome VI, Setaria_italica_v2.0, whole genome shotgun sequence genome, one interval contains:
- the LOC101766285 gene encoding ACT domain-containing protein ACR4 — protein sequence MMACGSRISRSNEMVDEFEKLVIRMNPPRVSVDNDSDMTATLVKVDSANKYGTLLEVVQVLTDLKLTIKRAYITSDGEWFMDVFHVVDQDGNKLYDGQVIDRIEQSLGAGSLSFRAAPERSVGVEAEAEESQTTIELIGRDRPGLLSEVFAVLTDLRCNIVASEVWTHDARVAALVRVTDADAGGAVEDPARLDTVKRLLRHVLRGSSRDKKAARAAVSAAGAEHAQRRLHQMMHADRGSARRGGAGDRDDGEGGEASDDDEGGAASRGGSGRPVVEVVDCAERGYTLVNVRCRDRPKLLFDTVCTLTDMQYVVFHGTVIAEGSEAYQEYYIRHLGHSAGSSGEDRDRLRRALEDAIERRYTEGLRLELCCEDRVGLLSDVTRIFREHGLSVTHAEVDTRGARAANVFYVVDASGQPVQGQAVEAVRAEIGEHILSVREQPDGAGDPRSPTGAGGGRRSLGNMIRSRSEKFLYNLGLIRSCS from the exons ATGATGGCCTGCGGGTCTCGAATAAGTCGGAGCAACGAGATGGTCGACGAGTTCGAGAAGCTGGTCATCAGAATGAACCCTCCGAG GGTCTCCGTGGACAACGACTCCGACATGACTGCCACCTTGGTGAAG GTGGACAGCGCGAACAAGTATGGGACCTTGCTGGAGGTGGTTCAGGTGCTGACCGATCTGAAGCTGACCATCAAGCGGGCCTACATTACCTCCGACGGCGAGTGGTTCATGGATG TGTTCCATGTCGTGGATCAGGATGGGAATAAACTTTATGACGGCCAAGTCATCGACAGAATTGAACAG TCCCTGGGAGCGGGATCGCTGAGCTTccgggcggcgccggagcggTCGGTCggcgtggaggcggaggcggaggagtcGCAGACCACCATCGAGCTGATCGGCCGGGACCGGCCGGGCCTGCTGTCGGAGGTGTTCGCGGTGCTGACGGACCTCCGGTGCAACATCGTGGCGTCGGAGGTGTGGACCCACGACGCCCGCGTGGCGGCGCTGGTGCGCGTGacggacgccgacgccggcggcgccgtcgaggaCCCCGCCCGCCTCGACACCGTGAagcgcctcctccgccacgTCCTCCGCGGGAGCAGCCGCGACAAGaaggccgcccgcgccgccgtctcggcggcgggcgccgagcACGCGCAGCGCCGGCTCCACCAGATGATGCACGCGGACCGGGGCAgcgcacgccgcggcggcgccggtgatcGTGACGACGGCGAGGGTGGCGAggcctccgacgacgacgagggcggCGCCGCGTCGCGGGGCggctccggccggccggtggttgAGGTGGTGGACTGCGCCGAGCGCGGGTACACGCTGGTCAACGTGCGCTGCCGCGACCGGCCCAAGCTGCTGTTCGACACGGTGTGCACCCTCACCGACATGCAGTACGTGGTCTTCCACGGCACCGTCATCGCCGAGGGCTCCGAGGCCTACCAG GAGTACTACATCCGGCACCTCGGCCACAGCGCCGGCAGCTCCGGCGAGGACCgcgaccgcctccgccgcgccctcgaAGACGCCATCGAACGCCGGTACACGGAG GGGCTGAGGCTGGAGCTGTGCTGCGAGGACCGGGTCGGGCTGCTGTCGGACGTGACGCGCATCTTCCGGGAGCACGGGCTGTCGGTGACGCACGCCGAGGTGGACACCCGCGGGGCGCGGGCGGCCAACGTGTTCTACGTGGTGGACGCGTCGGGGCAGCCGGTGCAGGGGCAGGCCGTGGAGGCCGTGCGCGCGGAGATCGGCGAGCACATCCTGTCCGTCAGGGAGCAgcccgacggcgccggcgaccccAGGTCCCCGacgggcgccggcggagggcgcCGCTCGCTCGGGAACATGATCAGGTCCCGCTCCGAGAAGTTCCTCTACAACCTCGGGCTCATCAGGTCCTGCTCGtag